The genomic DNA ATATAAGCCTTGCATTCTTTACCCATCAATATAACACAACCAAGCAcagaaaaaaagaatacaataaataaaacaagaaagcaacaaattcaacgaaaagACTTaccataaaaaacaaattcaataaaaattcaattatcaaaGTCATGACTAAGTCTCCCAATGGATATTTCTTCCAATACAGTACCTTTGACATGGAATTAATTGCCATTCAGAAGGTCTAGCGCAAGTTCAACAAGGTTAAAAAACACGGTTATGCTTTCTTTCTCCCGACTGCTAACAGAAGAGCTACAACTAATGTGCCATAATCCATTTCACTCTCTATCTTTTAATGCTTAAGGCGAATACATGCTTGCTTTTTGTTGCATAATTAGCTTCACAACACAAACAGCACAAGTTTTTCTCCCTTCATGTCATATACTATAGTTAAATAAACTATGAAGCCTtcaataatcaatatttttctcaatcGTGATGGCTTAACTGCTCAATACAACATAAAATTTCAGAACTTACAAACTAAAAACGCAAGATCAAGAAGAAATTTTCATTAGCCAGTGAAATTACCTTTAGGTACGATTCTTCGAAACCTACGAAAGGTATAGAGCCTTCGAGCCTTCGATCgaagagaagaggaagagaaagatAGAGAAAACTTAGGAACAGAAGgagaagaagttgaaaaaggCATTATTGGAGTTTTGGCGTGTTTAGAGGTTGCGGAAGGAACCGCAACCAAGTAGTGAGCGACAGCCATTGAATCGAAGCAGGCCAGCGAAGTGAACTCTGAaggaagaaggagaaggagaagaagaaggagaagattCGTGTTGATTCTAGAATAgcaaaattaagaaattgaaGGATGATGATGATCACAGGGGCGACGGGGGTTACAAACGGATATGTTTCCTTTGTTGCCGTGGGCCACTGTCTATTATGGCGCGTTGATCTTCCCTTTTTTAATGGATCTTGTAATCTTGACCGTTCATTTTAGTAGTCTACTGGATTAAACGTTGAGACGCCGTTTTAACATGTTTGTCTGGTCTGGCCCACTTTCCAAAATTATCCggttatatacaattttttaaatcaggATATTTGTTTTGCTTTATTTTGGAAGTAAAATGATTAGTGAAAGTTTGGTCGATTGagtgaaaaaaaatctttaatgtAAAAATCAAATAGAATCTGCCTAGAACGACGCCGTCTTCGCGCTGCTTACTGGGCGGTTGTCATTTAGCTTGGCGCCTCCGCCAGTAGGGCAGTGCTGTGGCCGGGATGAATGAGACTGATGCAAGTAATCATTCTCAGGAGGAAGACGATGACAAAAAGTCCGATAAGTGTATGAAGACGATATCTCGGCATTTTTTCAGCGATGAATCGGAAAAATCTTCCTTCTCCATCTCCGTTATTGAGGTACTCTGTCTAATAAAACTcggaaaaaaggaaaacaagtataaatataaatcataacgTTGTTTTTTCGAATTGTTGATAATGCTGACTCAGAATATGAAAGAGGATTATGGGCTATTCGTGTGGCCTTGTAGCATCATCCTGGCGGAGTATGTTTGGCAACAGAGATTTCGATTTTCCCGGGTTAGCGTAGTCGAGGTTTTTGCAATTCCTCTTCTTATTCAGCTCCCGTTCTGTGTTCTTACCGTCGATTTCTTACGTGATTGTGAGTTTTCCAGCTTGGTGCGGGGACTTCACTGCCTGGATTGGTTGCGGCAAAAGTGGGTTCAGATGTAACGCTTACTGATGATTCTGATAGAACTGAGGTAACTGTCTTTTATATTAACTATTCATTCTTATGCTGCTTCTCGGCCAagtcaatttaaattcaaattttagtcgATCCTCGAAAATTTTTGAAGGAGAAGCTTCTAATTTGCATTAGAGACACTCTTTCGAACCTTGTTGTTTTAAGTGtgttattatgataaaattcaTAGACATGTTACAGTTAATTTGTGAATTGTGTTTTTACTTGTTCTTGCAATGAGAAGATTTttctgtgtgtgtgtttttgcaGGTTTCGGAGAATATGAAACGTGTGTGTGAATTGAATAAACTGAACTGTAAAGTAAACTATCAGAAATTATCTTCCTTGTTTTGCATATTTAAAAAGTGGGCTGATTTGTAGCAAAATACCATTATGAGTTCTTTAACGAGATTCAGTTCTATGCTGTAGGTAATGGGACTGACATGGGGAGTTTGGGATGCATCTGTTTTCGATTTACATCCTAAAATTATTCTTGGGGCTGATGTTTTTTATGATACAAGTGGTAAAATTGTTTGCTTTGGTAGCCTGATGTATTTGTATTCGTTTATATTTAATTGGCTTGAACTGAAAtgttttttctgtttctgtTGGTAAGCCTTTGATGATCTCTTTGCCACCTTGACATTTCTGCTGCAAAATTCTCCAGGGTCTGTCTTCATAACAACTTATCATAATAGAAGGTATTCTTATTTTGTCTGTCTATCTGTCTCAGGGAGTATcactatatacacaaataatatacacaaaTTTGTGCACCAACAATGAGATGTCACAATGTGAttagatgttgttttatttttaattaaaaatcatctgATCACATGGTGATATATCATCCttttatacacatagttttattggtgtCTTATGTTTTGATACAGTTTTCCCATTGTAAGGAACTGCAGCTTAAGATGGGTTCTTTTTGGGGTCATGCCTCGTTTTACCTGATTCTTATTGTTGCTAGTAATGTGCAGTGGTCATCATCTTATTGAGTTCTTGATGATCAAATGGGGATTAAAGTGTGTGAAACTTCTTGATGGCTTTTCAATCTTGCCACCAGACAAAGCTTCAGGACTAAGTGGCAACATTCAATTGGCAGAAATCGTATTGAGTGGTGAAGTAGCTGAGGTAACTGCTTACCAAGGCCTTTGGTTTAGCATTTCTTAGACCTTATGCTGCATCTGTGATTTATGCTTGCTTTTGACAGTTGCAGGAAACTTCATCCTCCATGGTGAGATGATAAATATAATCCAAATCAATATAATCACTGATGTTTATGGACTTGTGCTGCTCCTCATTAATGGCAAGGAATGTGATTTTTAAGTGAAAGTTTCTTTCTGAGGAAATTGGCTTCCAGAAACCTTTTCTAGACAATTTAAAGACATATGATAGATATCAGTTCAAGTTTGTTATTGATCAGAAAATGACTTCCTAGCTAGTCCACAGCAGGCATGGGAGATTCTGTGTATACTTGAAGTTTGGTTGTCTCTTGAATTATTTATTCTGCTTTACTGATGAAACATTAACTTCGTCTTGGATTTGATTTACTCTTGTCAGTCAATATGGTAGTGTACCTGTTTTTAATTGGGTATTTTAACTGGATGGGTCAGATCCCTAGCCCGGGTACGGCTGAGTTTAACTGTTTGCCCACTCTAAGGTCGGGACTAAATTAtacaactttttgtttttttcttaaattaagaatctattcattaaaaaaattaatttaaagtataataatcaaattcataattattatataagataaattaaaactttttaaacattataaatatttaaatctaaatttttttcttaaaaattttaatatttcactaattttaCTAATTCTTAGAGtctaaattatttaacttaattatataaatttatttatataaattgatataatatctAACAATTAGATAACAAGTAACATTATACGTGCCTATTttcgatatatatatatatatatatacacacacttatacatatcatcatatcactgaatattattttatctttaattcaaaatcattcaattacataataatacatataaatatatacatatttacatacccaaaatagatacatataattttattattaaataatatgattgtttattttttctcactttaaaattatttaattatatgttattatatcatattgtatgaataaatttatataatttattactcaattttaaatataaaagtaattaataaatatataattaatgagaTCTAACTAAAATTTATCAAGTTTAAATAAGTTATTCCTATCACAGAGTTTCTACTTGAGCTAAAAACGTTTCATCTGggcaagcttgagcttgagttttaCCTGAATTGCACgaaactaaattcaaatcaaaacaacaCTCAGCTATTGCAAGGACTAATGTCCATAACTTGTCAGGAAATTTAGTGCAAATTCTTAAACCAATAATaactaacaataaaaattattatcagcATATAAACTGTCGTATATGGGGAATCTATCCTACTGGTCTCTGTTCATACCgcctatatatgtatatatatacaatccCATCTTTAATCCATGCCGCCAATGCCAACAAAACTGAAGCAATAATGCTTCCAAGGGCATGCCATTTCTCCAGGGAAAAATGACCACTAATACCAATATGATAATTGGTTGAAACGACTAAACTCagatcaaagaaagaaagatcaGAAAGCGGCTAAAACAGAAATAGGAAGCATCACAAGGGCAAAAGTAAAAGGGCGTAACTTAGGTGAATGACTTCCAGCGGTCGGTGCTGATGATATCGGAGAGTTACCATCGTTCCCAGTTCTGGCTTCTGGATTGACTGCAATGGCTGGTGGCACTGCAGGGCTCGTAGCTGGGCTAACTGGCAAAATGCCTGTGCTGCTTTCATCATAACCTGAAAATATGTATACGCATTTCCAGTTACAGTGTAAgtgttaaaataaaagaaattgtaaatcATAAAAGTGAAGTTGAGATAGGAAAATACTCACAGTTGGATGGTGTCCAACCCAAAACATTCTTATCTCTATTGAAGACTACTTTATAGCCAGTCATGAAGTTTTCTGgatcaaatgaaacaaaaactAAACTATTAGAAACAATTACTAAAAAGAGGCGAACATTACTGTTGCTATCAGTatatacaaaatctattaattacTGGACTGGATCTTGACCTGGTCTAGGTATTTTATCAATCGGATCAGTTCAATCAATAGCTAAACCAAGAAAACAATACTGtttgaacaaataaatatttgtaatatttcacAACTTAAATTTGTGGTCGGCACGACATGACCTTGAACCAAGGTAAAACTAGTGGATTCCATTGTTCAAAAAAGGATTTGCAGAAAactcctttttcctttttttaaccCAAGTGAACCGTGGTTCAAAGCAGTCCAATAGGTAAAATTATAAGACTAGTCGATTAGAGTGAATTGGCCTACGGATCCCAATCAAAGTGGTCCAACTGGGCATTCAGTCCTAGTTTTCAAAACCATGAATTCCAAAACCAAGTCACAGTAATAGTTTTCAATAAATCAAGATAGAAAACAATTTCTCCTGGCggccttttaaatttaaactcacatttaatcattttttttcagAGAGTTACTACTTAGACTAAGAGACAACTAGATTCCTTCATTGTTGTTATAATATGCATAGGGAATTATGCGATGAAAAAGATATAATGAATCTAATCAATGTACCAAAAGAAATGCCTTAGGCAACACCCTTCCTCTTCAAAAACGTGGAAGAGAAACAAAGATAGAAAatatatagtaaaaataaatcatgAAGCTATTACAATTTGTTCAACTAGTTACCTATCATTTTTCCGATTCCTGCTTTCGATAAAGGatcaaaatttgttatttcaaaaaaaagaaataaagaaatagcCAACTTTAcccagaaaaacaaaaaaaggaaagtttACCTGGAAGAATTCACAGGCATAAAGAATTCATCTCAAGTCTTTCAAAAAGAGAATGAACTTGACTAAGTCTAATTCAACCAATGACATGGAAAAGCCAAACCACCAACAGAACAGTCAAAACAAGAAACATCAGTGAGGACAATAATACTCACGTCCAATGATGCTCACATCATCACTTTTGACAACAGCAAGACAATATAGATTGATATCCtgaaaacaaaacaatgaatttcATCATAAGTGTGAAATCCAGAGTCAAAATCGCTGCAGGAAAAGTGTTACCTTGACAGAAACGATTACTATTGGCTTATTGACAAAAAATGTGTCACCGCCTTTCATTGTTAAATTCACATCTGGATAACTGATATTAGATTGATTTGAGCTGCTTGCAAGTAGAAAGAAAGTCAGTGATCaattttggaaaggaaaaagcTAATACAAAGTAGACTTTTATGTGCAGAACTGACCTCAAAACATAACAATAGTCAAAAGGAAGCTCAAAGCTCTCAGTTGGAAATCGTTTTTCTTGTGTCAAATTATTGAACTGCCAAAAAAGGAAAACGTATCATTAAGTAATTAGATTGTAAGCTGaaacattatataaaaaaattaaaaacagttATTTAAACTACTTACACTCTCAGAAATTTGTGTATAAGCTGGGTCATTTAAGTATGTAAAAGAGGTTCCAGAATCAAAAATTGCATTGAACTCTACATCAGCGGTAAGACCCCCAACAATAATTTTAGTGATGGTAACATTGTATGTTGGACTGATAAGAAATTCCAGTACAAGAAGATTAGCACAGCTCACTTGAATTTTAGATCAAATGGACCTGAGAAAGGGATATCAAAGTGATCACTTACTGTGATTGCCCCAGAGAAAATGGTGTTTCTCCTTGGCCTGAGCTGCCTTGGTCTCCAAAGCTGATTCTCCCAAGACCATCAGTCGCAAAGCACATGGAAAAGGAATTTGGTATTAGCCCCTGACTTGCTAAGATGCTAGGAACCGATTGCTTGGTTATACCAAGCCCAAATAGACCATTAGGTGCTGCACCTCTCAAAAATGAACCAGTCTGAATGCGACCACAGCTGCAATAGAGTAGTAAatctttatttaatgaaaagtaACATAATAGTGGGACTATATTTATAATCTATGGTAGTATATGAAATCAACAAGGtttggatgaaaattttaaaccatcCTAAGGTTTATAACATTACTTTCAATAATCTTAggtataacaaaatcaagattccACTCATTggaatcataaatttataaccAGAATGACAAGATCCATTTAGTATTCACCATCAGCAATTCAACAGTGGAATTTTTATGCACCAAAAACGTGTAGaacatttcaaaaataaatttggtgAAATTCACCACATCAAAGtaacaaataaagaaatttgCCTACCCAAAAGTAACACGAGGATTAACAGGTTGGGGTTTATTATCATTTGTTATCAAGTGCAGTACATCCTCAACCAAGGTCCCAGTTGATGAAGTGCCCTCCGAAATATAGCGAACTTGATAAGGACAACTATCAGCAGCTGAAATGCAAAGTCTGTGGTTTTCACATAAGGAGCTCTTGCAAGTAACCTTTGAACTTGTTGATGAAGCACTAGGGCTGTAGATATTAAATTCTATTACCTGTATGAAAAAAATGCATTAGACTGTAGAAATAAAGAAGTATATAaacaaaagttaaatatttttccaaCCTCTCAAATTCATCAATCGGTTTTGAGTTTTACAGTAAAATAGAAGACGAAAGAGAGTTTTTCCAAGTTGTTTGAAAGATACAAAAAAAGATTCCTACTAAAGATACATTCTAAACTTCGCAGATGCTTCTCAAGTTCAAAAAGTACTTGTCtcagattaataattttaacagaaatgGGTCAGAAATGTTCCATGATACCCAGTTGTGATTCCACTGCCTAAATCAAACTGAAatcttaaaacttaaaagtCACCCTCCTAATATAAGACCCACCCAGCAAGCTAAGACTAACAAATTTATAAGTAACAACAACATAAAAAGTATACTGCATCAAATAGCATACCTGCCCAGATGACAAATTCAAGCCATTGATACAAAAGCTGCCACAATCACACGGCAACCAGAACAGATCACTGCCGGTGTCTAGGGCCACCAGGTATGACAAAGCTGGTGTACCCAATGAAACATTGGCATAATATAAACTGAATTTCAAAggaatatatatacatatataattcaTTAGTTACTCCATGGAAAAATTATAGTGTTAACAAGAATACAGAgattaaaatttcaagaatACAGGAATATATTTTCCATCCAGTCAATTTATAAGCTTCAAACTAAATGAGGGGGGGAAAAAACCAAGAtatcagtttgaaaattttacctaCTCAGAAAAAAAAGTccacaaaaagaaaatgtcttcaatgaaatgtttttgtttatattacaACACAGTTTCTCCTTCAAACTTATGAactttagcctttttttttttattttttctttcaattactaaaaatactttccatttataaatatagttttgaaaattctttaaaaatgaCTTCATAAATTTCCTATATATAAGAAACAAGCAATTTCCCTAAAATAAGTTGAGTACTTGAGCCAACAGATCACCCCTACAGTTCTCCGACAACCATCAAAATTACAATTCCCACAGttcatatatgaaaaaaaataaaataaatgattaaaaaaatatataaaaaacagagaggccaaagagaaaaaaattaacatacaaTCCAAGGAAATCGAGTCGGTAAGTGTCGTTTCCATATTCAAAAGTTAACGGCGTCTGATCAGTTTCCGTTACAAGTCCACGGCCACGGCCACGAACACGAACATGAAACAGGCGGTCACGGTGGGCCAGAGCAGAGTAGTAAGAGAAACTTCCTTTCTCCGGTAAGTCATCAACGGCCATAATTCTCTCAACCGGATCCGAGAATCGGTGATGGATGCTAAAGCCAAAAGTACCGAGCCCGTAGGAACACGTGGCGCAGCACAGTAACATTAGCAAAGCGTAAAGACTGGTGAAACAGTTAGCCTCCTCAGCCATGGCTcagaagaggaggaggaggaggaaaatgaaatgcgaagattgatttaaagtgaATTAACGCGTTCTAGCCCAACTCACCTCCTAAGTTTAAGTTAGAGTTCCGAGTTGGATCGTTTCTGAGGAGAGTTGAGTAGAAGTTCTAGAACTAAATAAGTTGAAGGAGCGAAGTCATTATCTCTATATTTCTTCTCTCGCTGTGAAGAGATGACCGCGCGGCGCTCTCGGTGACAGATTGAGGTAGGAGGTGGGCCcttcagaatttcttttttcaatttaaatgttTTTCTGGTTAAATTTATATGCCCGTTTATATAAAAGTAGATGTAAGAAATTAATCTAATATGGtatatacgatataatatacattaatttatattaataattttataaatataaattcatatataaaattagaataataaggTAATTAGGAtctatctattaaaaataataatgtggtaattaaaatttttttattttattttttaaaattgtatccCATAATATGACAAAAAAAAAGCCTCCATAATTTAGAAAGTTAATATTTTCATACATAATAAAATGTGGTTCAACtataatgtttttagtttttcaacAATCACGATTCGTAAATAATAAGGGTGGATTCATTCTAACCAAACCGAACTTAGAATTGGCTTAACCTTATATTAAAtataggctaaaggactatttcccatctaaagTATGCatatttctcaagtttttctcggttaattttaaaaatttcatttacccacctataaactgttaaaattaactgaatctgttaattatatcattttcctttcctaaatcctaaaaactaatatttcaccccaacttaagtttttaaaaataacattttccctcttagggtttccaattttcagattcaattttttggtatcatttcttcctcttcggTGACCTTCAGGTGACAACTC from Mangifera indica cultivar Alphonso chromosome 16, CATAS_Mindica_2.1, whole genome shotgun sequence includes the following:
- the LOC123199477 gene encoding methyltransferase-like protein 23 isoform X2, coding for MNETDASNHSQEEDDDKKSDKCMKTISRHFFSDESEKSSFSISVIENMKEDYGLFVWPCSIILAEYVWQQRFRFSRVSVVELGAGTSLPGLVAAKVGSDVTLTDDSDRTEVSENMKRVCELNKLNCKVMGLTWGVWDASVFDLHPKIILGADVFYDTSAFDDLFATLTFLLQNSPGSVFITTYHNRSGHHLIEFLMIKWGLKCVKLLDGFSILPPDKASGLSGNIQLAEIVLSGEVAEETSSSMVR
- the LOC123199477 gene encoding methyltransferase-like protein 23 isoform X1 — protein: MNETDASNHSQEEDDDKKSDKCMKTISRHFFSDESEKSSFSISVIENMKEDYGLFVWPCSIILAEYVWQQRFRFSRVSVVELGAGTSLPGLVAAKVGSDVTLTDDSDRTEVSENMKRVCELNKLNCKVMGLTWGVWDASVFDLHPKIILGADVFYDTSAFDDLFATLTFLLQNSPGSVFITTYHNRSGHHLIEFLMIKWGLKCVKLLDGFSILPPDKASGLSGNIQLAEIVLSGEVAELQETSSSMVR
- the LOC123199477 gene encoding methyltransferase-like protein 23 isoform X3, whose translation is MNETDASNHSQEEDDDKKSDKCMKTISRHFFSDESEKSSFSISVIENMKEDYGLFVWPCSIILAEYVWQQRFRFSRLGAGTSLPGLVAAKVGSDVTLTDDSDRTEVSENMKRVCELNKLNCKVMGLTWGVWDASVFDLHPKIILGADVFYDTSAFDDLFATLTFLLQNSPGSVFITTYHNRSGHHLIEFLMIKWGLKCVKLLDGFSILPPDKASGLSGNIQLAEIVLSGEVAELQETSSSMVR
- the LOC123199333 gene encoding aspartyl protease family protein 1-like, producing the protein MAEEANCFTSLYALLMLLCCATCSYGLGTFGFSIHHRFSDPVERIMAVDDLPEKGSFSYYSALAHRDRLFHVRVRGRGRGLVTETDQTPLTFEYGNDTYRLDFLGFLYYANVSLGTPALSYLVALDTGSDLFWLPCDCGSFCINGLNLSSGQVIEFNIYSPSASSTSSKVTCKSSLCENHRLCISAADSCPYQVRYISEGTSSTGTLVEDVLHLITNDNKPQPVNPRVTFGCGRIQTGSFLRGAAPNGLFGLGITKQSVPSILASQGLIPNSFSMCFATDGLGRISFGDQGSSGQGETPFSLGQSHPTYNVTITKIIVGGLTADVEFNAIFDSGTSFTYLNDPAYTQISESFNNLTQEKRFPTESFELPFDYCYVLSSNQSNISYPDVNLTMKGGDTFFVNKPIVIVSVKDINLYCLAVVKSDDVSIIGQNFMTGYKVVFNRDKNVLGWTPSNCYDESSTGILPVSPATSPAVPPAIAVNPEARTGNDGNSPISSAPTAGSHSPKLRPFTFALVMLPISVLAAF